The Streptomyces sp. NBC_00335 DNA window AGCCGGCGTAGGGGTCCTGGTACGCGTAGGCGTCCTGCTGGACGGGCTGGTGGACCGGCTGCTGGTAGGCGTAGGCGTCGTACGCCGGCTGCGGCTCCGGCTGGGCCTGTGCGGGGATCAGCGGCGCCTGCGGCTCGGCCAGCCCCGCCAGGAAGTCCGCGTCGCTGGAGGAGCGCGACTGCTGGTGCCCCGCCGCGTCCTGGGCGGCCATGTGCACGCCGAGGTCGTCGGTGGCCACGCGGCCGAGCAGCTTCTGCCGGCCCCGGCCGACGGCCTCCAGGGTCTTGGAGAGCACCGCTTCGAAGGTGGCCAGCTTGGTGTCCACGTAGTCGTCGGCCTGCCGGCGCTGCGTCTCCGGGTCGTGGCTGCGCTCGGGCGCCTCGGCGTCCGGGTAGCCCTGGTCGTCCAGGCCGGGCCCGCGGCCGAGCAGCTTCTCGCGGCCCCGGTCCACCGAGCCGATGGTCTTGGTGAGCACGACCTCGAAGTTCGCGAGCTTGCTGTCGACGTAGTCGTCGGCCTCGGCCTTGACCTCGTCCGCCTCCCGGCGGGCCTCCGCCAGGATCCGGTCCGCCTCGTCCTGGGAGCGCCGCGCGACCTCGGTGTCGGAGATCAGCGAACCGCGCTGGGCGTGCGCCGACTCGATGATCCGGTCGGCTTCGCGCCGGGCCTCCTCGACCATCTGCTCCCGGCCGCCGATGAGCTCCTGGGCCTGTGCGAGCGAGCCCGGCAGGGCTGCCCGTACCTCTTCCAGCTGGGCGAGCAGCTCCGCGCGGTTGATCACGCACGAGGCCGACATGGGCATGGACCGGGCGCTGCCGACGGCCGCGACGATCTCGTCGAGCTTCTTCTGCACGTCCATGGGTGCTCGCACTCTCTCGGCCCCGGGCGGTTCCCGAGACGGACGGGACGACTGTAAGGCCACCGGCCCGGGAGCCGACACCGGCTGACTTCGGGTCAGGGGGCGCCGGCGGCCGGGCTCAGCGCCGGGGCAGGCGCTCCAGCAGCGCCGCGTGCACGTGTGCGGGCAGCAGGTGGGCCACGTCCCCGCCCCAGGCCGCCACTTCCTTGACCAGGGAGGAGGACAGGAAGCTGTAGGTGGGGTTGGTCGGGACGAAGAGCGTCTCGACGCCCGACAGGCCCATGTTCATCTGGGCCATCTGCAGCTCGTAGTCGAAGTCGCTGACGGCGCGCAGGCCCTTGACGATGGCCGGGATCTCGCGCTGCTTGCAGTAGTCGACGAGGAGCCCGTGGAAGGACTCGACCACGATGTTCCCGTAGCCGGCGGTCGCCTCGCGGATCAGCTCGATCCGCTCCTCGACGGTGAAGAGCCCCTGCTTGGACTGGTTGATCATCACGGCGACGTGGACCACGTCGTAGAGCCGCGAGGCCCTGCCGATGATGTCGAGGTGTCCGTTGGTGATGGGGTCGAACGACCCCGGACAGACGGCGCGGCGCAACTGCATTCCCTCGTTCCCGGGTGCGGGCTTCATGACTCTTCGCTGATGGAGGCGGCGCGACCGTACCAAAGGGTGCCCTCGCCGTACTTCCTGGAGCGCAGCGGCTCGAAGCCGTCCGGCCACGGGAAGGCCCCGCTGCGGGTCCTGCGCTCCACGGTGACGAGCGCGTCGTCGGTGAGCCAGCCATTGGACCGGAGTGTGAGGAGGATCTCGCAGAGGTCGGCGTGCTCCACCTCGTACGGCGGGTCCAGGAAGACCACGTCGTACGGCTCCCCGTGCGCGGCGCCGGCCGCGATCTGCTCGGCCTTGCCGGACCGGAATTCGGCGCCGGGCAGGCCGACCGACTTGATGTTGTCCTTGATCGCCTTGGCGGCCTTGGCGTCGGGCTCGACCAGCAGCGCGTGGTCCGCGCCGCGGGAGAGCGCCTCCAGGCCGACGGCGCCGGAACCGGCGTAGAGGTCGAGGACGCGGGCCCCCTCGACTCCGTGCAGCGACTCCAAGGTGGAGAAGAGACCCTCGCGCATCCGGTCCGAGGTGGGGCGGGTGCCGGTGCCGGGCGGTACGGCGAGGCGTCGCCCGCCGGCGCTTCCGGCGATCACGCGGGTCATCTGGGGTCCTTCGGTGGGCGGGGCGGAGGATGGTGCAGGGCTTCAACGATAGGTCGTGCCCGTCACCCCTTCTCCAGGTACTGCTCGCGCTCGGTGTCCAGCAGGGCGTCCAGGGCGGTCCGCAGCCCCGGCAGCTCCGTGAGCTCGGGGTCCGCGGCGACCACGCGGGTGGCCTCCTCCCGGGCCTGGGTGATGACCTCCTCGTCCTCGATGACCGCGAGCATCCGCAGCGAGGAGCGCACTCCGGACTGGGCCTGGCCGAGCACGTCGCCCTCGCGGCGCTGCTCCAGGTCGATGCGGGAGAGCTCGAAGCCGTCCAGGGTGGCGGCGACGGCCGCGAGCCGGGCCCGGGCGGGGCTGGCCTCGTGCATCTCGCTGACCAGCAGGCACAGTCCCGGGGCGGAGCCGCGGCCGACGCGGCCGCGGAGCTGGTGGAGCTGGGAGACGCCGAAGCGGTCCGCGTCCATGATCACCATGACGGTGGAGTTCGGGACGTTCACCCCGACCTCGATGACGGTGGTGGCGACCAGCACCTTGACCTCGCCCGCGGTGAAGCGGCGCATGACGTCGTCCTTGTCGGCGGGGTCCATCCGCCCGTGCAGCACCTCGACGGACAGTCCCGCGAGCGGGCCCCGGGTGAGCTGCTCGGCGATCTCCAGCACCGCGAGCGGGGGCCGCCGGTCGCCGTCGTCCTCGGCCGCCTTCTTCTTGGCGCCCTTCGCTCCCTTGGCGCCCTTGCCGTTCTCGTCCTCCCCGTCGCCGATGCGCGGGCAGACCACGTACGCCTGGTGGCCGTTCTCCACTTCCTCGCGGACCCGCTCCCAGGCCCGGGCCAGGAAGTGCGGCTTGTCCTTGGCCGGCACCACGTGCGTGGCGATCGGGGAGCGGCCGGCGGGGAGCTGGTCCAGTACGGAGGTCTCCAGATCGCCGAAGACGGTCATGGCGACCGTGCGCGGGATCGGGGTGGCCGTCATGACGAGCAGGTGCGGGGGCTGCTTGCCCTTGGAGCGCAGGGCGTCGCGCTGTTCCACGCCGAAGCGGTGCTGTTCGTCGACGACGACCAGGCCGAGGTCGTGGAACTGCACCTTGTCCTCGATCAGGGCGTGCGTGCCGATGACGAGCCCGGCCTCCCCGGTGATCAGGTCGAGCAGCGCCTGACGGCGGGCGGGCATCCCCATCGAGCCGGTGAGCAGCACCACCTTGGTGCCCCGGTCGGAGCCGCCGAGCATGCCGCCCTCGGCGAGCTCGCCCATCATCTCGGTGATGGACCGGTGGTGCTGCTGCGCGAGCACCTCGGTGGGGGCCAGCATGGCGGCCTGCCCGCCGGAGTCGACGACGGCGAGCATGGCCCGCAGCGCGACCATCGTCTTCCCGCTTCCGACTTCGCCCTGGAGGAGGCGGTGCATGGGGTGGTCGGTGGCGAGGTCGTCGAAGATCTCCTTGGAGACGGTCCGCTGGCCTTCGGTGAGGGTGAAGGGGAGCTTGGCGTCGAAGGATTCGAGGAGGCCGCCGGGGGTGGGACGCCGGGGTACGGCCGGGAGCTGGGAGTCGGCGTGCCGGCGGCGGGCCAGGGCGACCTGGAGGACGAAGGCCTCGTCCCATTTGAGGCGGCCGCGGGCGTCCTCGATGTCGGCCTTGGTGACCGGGCGGTGGATCTTCAGCAGGGCCTCGGTGAGCGGGACCAGTCCGCGGTCCTCGCGCAGGGCCGGCGGCAGCGGGTCGACGACCTCCTGGGCCGTGGGGAGCACCGCGTCCAGGCACTTGGCGATCTTCCAGGACTCCAGCTTGGCGCAGGCCGGGTAGATCGGGATGAGCTGGCTCGCGAAGGCGGCGGCCGCGTCCCGGTCGGAGGCGTCCTCGCCGAGCGGCTCGTAGGCGGGGTGGGCGAGCTGGAGCTTGTGGTTGAACATGCCGACCTTGCCCGCGAACATCGCGCGGCTGCCGGGCAGCAGTTCCTTGTGCGGTTTGTGGACGCCGGAGCCGAAGAAGACGAGCTGGAGCCGTCCGCTGCCGTCGGTGATGGTGACTTCGAGGCGCTTCCCGCCGCCCCGGCTGCCCTGGTACGTCAGCAGCCGCGCGTCGGCGACCTGCGCGACCACCGTGACGTGTTCGTCGATCTGGTCGGCGAGTTCGGCCAGCGAGGTCAGCTCGCCGCGCTCCGCGTACCGCCGGGGGTAGTGGTGGAGCAGGTCCAGGGCCGTGTGCAGGCCGAGCTGCTCGGCCA harbors:
- a CDS encoding DivIVA domain-containing protein, whose product is MDVQKKLDEIVAAVGSARSMPMSASCVINRAELLAQLEEVRAALPGSLAQAQELIGGREQMVEEARREADRIIESAHAQRGSLISDTEVARRSQDEADRILAEARREADEVKAEADDYVDSKLANFEVVLTKTIGSVDRGREKLLGRGPGLDDQGYPDAEAPERSHDPETQRRQADDYVDTKLATFEAVLSKTLEAVGRGRQKLLGRVATDDLGVHMAAQDAAGHQQSRSSSDADFLAGLAEPQAPLIPAQAQPEPQPAYDAYAYQQPVHQPVQQDAYAYQDPYAGYQQVQQQPDPYAVSYEQQQPDPYGGYQQPQQGTHDQQAALDETSFFDTSMINLDQLRQYEQGR
- the rsmD gene encoding 16S rRNA (guanine(966)-N(2))-methyltransferase RsmD; this encodes MTRVIAGSAGGRRLAVPPGTGTRPTSDRMREGLFSTLESLHGVEGARVLDLYAGSGAVGLEALSRGADHALLVEPDAKAAKAIKDNIKSVGLPGAEFRSGKAEQIAAGAAHGEPYDVVFLDPPYEVEHADLCEILLTLRSNGWLTDDALVTVERRTRSGAFPWPDGFEPLRSRKYGEGTLWYGRAASISEES
- the coaD gene encoding pantetheine-phosphate adenylyltransferase, coding for MRRAVCPGSFDPITNGHLDIIGRASRLYDVVHVAVMINQSKQGLFTVEERIELIREATAGYGNIVVESFHGLLVDYCKQREIPAIVKGLRAVSDFDYELQMAQMNMGLSGVETLFVPTNPTYSFLSSSLVKEVAAWGGDVAHLLPAHVHAALLERLPRR
- the recG gene encoding ATP-dependent DNA helicase RecG produces the protein MEHVPALDEDLKKTLGPATAKVLAEQLGLHTALDLLHHYPRRYAERGELTSLAELADQIDEHVTVVAQVADARLLTYQGSRGGGKRLEVTITDGSGRLQLVFFGSGVHKPHKELLPGSRAMFAGKVGMFNHKLQLAHPAYEPLGEDASDRDAAAAFASQLIPIYPACAKLESWKIAKCLDAVLPTAQEVVDPLPPALREDRGLVPLTEALLKIHRPVTKADIEDARGRLKWDEAFVLQVALARRRHADSQLPAVPRRPTPGGLLESFDAKLPFTLTEGQRTVSKEIFDDLATDHPMHRLLQGEVGSGKTMVALRAMLAVVDSGGQAAMLAPTEVLAQQHHRSITEMMGELAEGGMLGGSDRGTKVVLLTGSMGMPARRQALLDLITGEAGLVIGTHALIEDKVQFHDLGLVVVDEQHRFGVEQRDALRSKGKQPPHLLVMTATPIPRTVAMTVFGDLETSVLDQLPAGRSPIATHVVPAKDKPHFLARAWERVREEVENGHQAYVVCPRIGDGEDENGKGAKGAKGAKKKAAEDDGDRRPPLAVLEIAEQLTRGPLAGLSVEVLHGRMDPADKDDVMRRFTAGEVKVLVATTVIEVGVNVPNSTVMVIMDADRFGVSQLHQLRGRVGRGSAPGLCLLVSEMHEASPARARLAAVAATLDGFELSRIDLEQRREGDVLGQAQSGVRSSLRMLAVIEDEEVITQAREEATRVVAADPELTELPGLRTALDALLDTEREQYLEKG